From a region of the Daphnia pulicaria isolate SC F1-1A chromosome 1, SC_F0-13Bv2, whole genome shotgun sequence genome:
- the LOC124323470 gene encoding uncharacterized protein LOC124323470 — MVHDQRIAPGEKLAVLKSRLRGDQFEIVQGLGGGESAYKAALFRLQQSAGRRDVMPIALLGELDRMELGRENSSFRRFAERARTIFFDLTRIGEKFNADLIERLSRKLHPADRLEWNSGRRTGLERRPLKEFGEWMCERAAAYQNAYSLAAEQILPSGENKFPRRQQFPTTGRTNHVSLEPGTTEKPKSRCFCCEGEHRLMACPTFKEMPTKEKVRFCVKRRLCMKCFGTRHSAADCKFGKGCGFSGCPFIHHPLLHDAEEKHDKGSSHHTSLSAQVDRVKVALGVIRMEVYTAEGQLIPVSVLIDEGSDTTLFREDFLQRLKIIGKGTTLDLVGVTGAECYKSQKAPFRFLLPDGEEAVIKGTTIPQISRPTPVIDWRKLKNRWPHLADVPVQESGGKIDVLVGLDHSNLLAVLESRVGGEHEPFASRTRLGWVVRGLLGSDIGPMTTAHIHHISAASESSLDEEFQKFCTTKNFGTEFKGNGLSESDIIAEKIVDEGLKKLDIGTLAEHRWRDLKERFKRDPDFEADYRAAIKKYVDEGYASRVKEEDLYSNNQYYLPHHGVYKKVYGKKKKKLRVVFDAAAKWKKKCLNDGMRQGRKLQNDLAKVLIRFQLGEIAFAADVTAMYSRIRLRPQDARFHRFLWQEKDSDVIITYQMDRLPFGSNCAPFLALKTVHRAASDATKGREES, encoded by the exons ATGGTTCATGATCAACGAATCGCACCTGGAGAAAAGCTTGCTGTCTTGAAGAGCCGACTACGGGGAGATCAATTCGAAATCGTGCAGGGCCTTGGCGGAGGAGAATCTGCTTATAAGGCCGCTTTATTCCGACTGCAGCAGTCGGCTGGACGTCGCGACGTAATGCCTATAGCACTACTCGGTGAACTCGATCGTATGGAGCTGGGCAGAGAAAATTCATCATTCCGTCGCTTTGCCGAAAGAGCTCGAACAATCTTCTTTGATTTAACCCGAATTGGGGAGAAATTTAATGCCGACCTCATTGAACGACTGAGCCGTAAATTGCATCCGGCGGATCGACTCGAATGGAATTCCGGACGACGTACTGGATTGGAACGGCGCCCTCTGAAGGAATTTGGAGAGTGGATGTGCGAGAGAGCTGCAGCATATCAAAATGCTTATAGTCTGGCAGCGGAGCAAATTTTGCCGTCTGGTGAGAACAAGTTTCCTCGTCGCCAACAATTTCCAACAACAGGGCGCACTAATCACGTTAGCCTGGAGCCTGGCACTACAGAAAAACCGAAGAGTCGCTGCTTTTGCTGTGAGGGGGAGCACCGGTTGATGGCTTGCCCAACATTCAAAGAAATGCCTACGAAAGAGAAGGTACGATTTTGCGTCAAGCGCCGCTTATGCATGAAATGTTTCGGGACGAGACACTCCGCAGCCGATTGCAAATTCGGAAAAGGTTGTGGATTCAGCGGATGCCCTTTTATTCATCACCCATTGCTTCATGATGCCGAAGAGAAGCACGACAAAGGTAGCAGCCATCACACATCACTCTCAGCCCAGGTGGATCGCGTCAAGGTGGCGCTAGGCGTTATCCGGATGGAAGTTTACACAGCCGAAGGCCAGCTCATCCCAGTTTCGGTGCTGATAGACGAGGGCAGCGACACGACGTTGTTTCGAGAGGACTTTCTTCAACGGCTTAAGATCATCGGGAAAGGTACCACTCTAGATCTTGTAGGAGTTACCGGCGCCGAATGCTACAAATCGCAGAAGGCCccatttcgatttcttttaccGGACGGGGAGGAAGCCGTCATAAAAGGAACTACGATCCCGCAGATATCTAGGCCGACTCCGGTAATCGACtggagaaaattgaaaaatcgatGGCCACATTTAGCTGACGTCCCAGTGCAAGAGAGTGGCGGAAAAATCGACGTCTTGGTGGGACTCGATCACTCAAATCTACTTGCAGTATTGGAATCGCGCGTTGGAGGCGAACACGAACCTTTCGCATCTCGCACTAGACTCGGTTGGGTCGTCCGCGGCCTACTTGGGAGTGACATCGGTCCGATGACAACGGCCCACATCCATCACATCTCAGCAGCATCCGAGTCCTCGCTCGATGAAGAGTTCCAGAAATTTTGTACAACCAAAAATTTCGGTACTGAATTCAAAGGAAACGGCCTCTCAGAATCAGACATAATCGCCGAAAAGATCGTGGATGAAGGCCTGAAGAAACTAGACATTGG GACGCTGGCGGAGCATCGTTGGCGAGACCTGAAGGAACGATTCAAGAGAGATCCAGATTTTGAGGCGGATTACAGAGCCGCGATCAAGAAATACGTCGACGAAGGCTACGCATCGCGAGTAAAAGAGGAAGATTTATACTCGAACAACCAGTACTACTTGCCACATCACGGTGTTTACAAGAAAGTGTatggtaagaagaagaagaagcttcgaGTCGTCTTCGATGCCGCTgccaaatggaagaagaaatgccTCAACGACGGAATGCGACAGGGTCGGAAATTGCAGAACGACTTAGCCAAGGTCCTCATTCGATTCCAGCTGGGGGAGATTGCCTTTGCAGCAGACGTGACCGCCATGTACAGCAGGATTCGACTTCGACCCCAAGATGCCCGCTTTCATCGTTTTCTCTGGCAAGAGAAAGATTCTGACGTCATCATTACGTACCAAATGGATCGCTTGCCATTTGGATCAAACTGCGCCCCATTTCTCGCCCTAAAAACCGTCCACAGAGCCGCTTCAGATGCCACTAAAGGGAGAGAAGAAT cttAA
- the LOC124323454 gene encoding uncharacterized protein LOC124323454, which produces MDDLLKAVDNEEQAIMKAKLIRDGLAEGDFHLTNWISNSPEFIKALQPEQAVAAAHHDLASDDVEKLLGAFYEPTTDEMTYRVTGVEDLKWTRAGLLSKVASIYDPLGRAAPVMVKAKIKLRELGTRGLNWNEAISGDDKEWWQTWFKTLEKLNDLSMPRNLQPDKEKIIQSDLLTFGDASEEAYAAAVYLRSVYQDGTSICRLVMAKTKLAPRQTQSIPKLELNAAVLGARLATYVADALQISGLNRIFFTDSSTTRNWIRAVASHYMPFVSHRIGEIQSLTNANEWRFIPGKMNIADAATRSLLTDGEPIPPRWLEGPSFIALPMEQWPKDLPWVAVAAEKRTAHIHHAISEPPLQDWTKVIIDSKNISTFLKVEGDAKEIILKCQKEGFREEISLLSKGKLISKKSSLIQLTPFLDKNGILRLGGRIHRAKLPHEILHPPILPGKHPLAEKIVTAVHQESHHAGTDFLHAKIRQHLWILQGRELAKKIRFNCAVCVKSRAKLATQKMGDLPSARLDSYTAPFTHIALDYFGPIETSAYRNRVVKRYGLLITCLVTRNIYVEMVQSMSTPDFLYGLRRFIGEFTKPTEIFCDNGTNFVGAEKELATAFRELQKDEKLKEFARERSIIWKFQPPSAPHFGGSHESMVKSTKRALYRALDTEKAGLRYPTDEMLRTLLKEVAGMLNGRPLTLASNDPEGFRPITPKDFLNLPPTSDLPAGDIRRALPRDHIRYVKKMANLFWDLWTKIFLPTLVPRRKWVAEERNFEVGDSIMLSDNNLLPNQWKTGRIIEVYPGSDGFVRVVKVKTDCGEYLRPIHRLVLLEPYLAVLPSASGENVPEKKKA; this is translated from the coding sequence ATGGATGACCTATTGAAAGCAGTCGACAATGAAGAACAAGCAATTATGAAAGCGAAACTCATCCGCGATGGACTAGCAGAAGGAGATTTTCATCTAACAAATTGGATCTCGAACTCCCCGGAATTCATCAAAGCGTTGCAACCAGAGcaagcagtagcagcagcacatcATGATTTAGCGTCGGATGACGTCGAAAAGCTACTGGGAGCCTTCTACGAGCCAACGACAGACGAGATGACGTACCGAGTGACTGGAGTCGAAGATCTTAAATGGACGCGCGCTGGATTGCTGAGCAAGGTGGCGAGTATCTACGACCCCCTAGGACGAGCAGCACCAGTAATGGTAaaagcaaaaattaaattgcgtGAGCTAGGTACCAGAGGACTAAACTGGAACGAAGCCATCAGCGGTGACGACAAGGAGTGGTGGCAAACCTGGTTCAAGACGCTGGAGAAACTCAACGACCTTTCGATGCCACGAAATTTGCAGccagacaaagaaaaaatcatccaGAGCGATCTTCTAACCTTTGGAGATGCATCTGAAGAGGCCTATGCAGCAGCCGTATATCTACGCAGTGTCTACCAGGATGGCACATCAATATGCAGATTGGTGATGGCCAAAACCAAATTGGCTCCTCGGCAGACACAGTCGATTCCAAAATTGGAGCTGAACGCAGCAGTGCTAGGCGCTCGACTGGCCACATACGTTGCAGACGCGCTACAAATCTCTGGACTCAACAGGattttcttcactgattccaGTACTACCAGGAACTGGATACGAGCCGTCGCTTCACATTACATGCCGTTCGTCAGCCACAGAATCGGAGAGATTCAATCTCTCACCAACGCTAACGAGTGGCGCTTCATTCCCGGAAAAATGAATATAGCAGATGCTGCGACGCGGTCCTTATTGACAGACGGAGAGCCGATTCCACCAAGATGGCTGGAAGGACCATCTTTCATCGCCTTACCAATGGAGCAATGGCCGAAGGATTTGCCTTGGGTGGCAGTagcagcagagaaaagaaCTGCCCACATCCACCACGCAATTTCTGAGCCCCCTCTTCAAGATTGGACAAAGGTGATCATCGATTCGAAGAACATCTCAACATTCCTGAAGGTAGAAGGAGATGCCAAGGAGATTATTTTAAAGTGCCAAAAGGAAGGATTCCGTGAAGAAATCAGTTTATTGTCAAAGGGCAAGCTAATCTCAAAGAAGTCAAGCCTCATTCAATTAACTCCTTTCTTAGACAAAAATGGAATTCTCCGACTGGGTGGACGGATCCACCGCGCAAAGCTACCACATGAGATTCTACACCCTCCAATTCTGCCCGGAAAGCACCCACTGGCAGAAAAGATAGTGACAGCAGTGCATCAAGAGTCGCATCACGCAGGCACTGACTTTCTCCATGCCAAAATTCGGCAACATCTTTGGATCCTGCAAGGACGAGAGCTGGCAAAGAAGATCCGCTTCAACTGTGCCGTCTGTGTGAAATCGCGTGCCAAACTCGCCACGCAAAAGATGGGTGATTTGCCATCTGCTCGTCTCGATTCTTACACCGCCCCATTCACGCACATAGCTCTGGACTATTTCGGACCGATCGAAACGTCAGCTTACAGGAACCGAGTAGTCAAACGGTATGGCCTGTTAATCACCTGTCTCGTCACCCGCAATATTTATGTAGAAATGGTGCAGTCAATGTCAACACCAGATTTTCTCTACGGTCTACGGCGTTTCATCGGAGAATTCACGAAGCCAACTGAAATCTTCTGTGACAACGGGACAAATTTTGTGGGAGCTGAGAAGGAGCTGGCCACAGCATTTCGTGAGTTGCAAAAGGACGAAAAGTTGAAGGAGTTTGCGCGAGAGCGCTCAATCATCTGGAAATTCCAGCCACCTAGTGCTCCGCATTTCGGCGGATCACACGAATCAATGGTCAAATCAACAAAGAGGGCGCTCTACCGGGCGCTGGATACGGAAAAAGCCGGATTGCGCTACCCGACGGACGAAATGCTCAGAACGCTACTGAAGGAGGTGGCGGGCATGCTGAACGGGAGACCTCTGACGCTGGCCAGCAACGACCCAGAAGGCTTCAGACCGATCACACCAAAGGATTTCTTGAATCTGCCACCAACGTCGGATCTTCCGGCCGGAGACATCCGTCGCGCTCTGCCCCGCGACCATATTCGTTACGTGAAGAAGATGGccaatttattttgggacCTGTGGACCAAGATTTTCCTCCCTACGCTGGTTCCAAGAAGGAAGTGGGTCgcggaagaaagaaattttgaagttgGAGATTCGATCATGCTATCGGACAACAATTTGCTGCCAAATCAGTGGAAGACGGGCCGAATAATCGAAGTTTATCCCGGTTCCGACGGCTTTGTTCGAGTCGTAAAGGTGAAAACGGACTGCGGAGAATATTTGAGACCAATCCATCGTCTAGTACTACTGGAACCTTACTTGGCCGTCCTTCCGTCGGCCTCGGGGGAGAATgttccagagaaaaagaaggcttaa